One genomic region from Cyanobium usitatum str. Tous encodes:
- the bioD gene encoding dethiobiotin synthase: MSSGSNALVICGTDTDVGKTVVSALVVQGLGATYWKPVQSGLEGGGDSGRLQALLQLPATRLLPEAYRLQTPVSPHWAAELEGITIDPARLALPAVAGALVVETAGGLLVPLRRDWLQIDQLAAWGLPVLLVARSGLGTLNHTLLSVQALRQRSIPLLGLVLNGPLHPDNPATLAALAQAPVLAQLPPLEPLTASGLAAQWQAQDLGRTLKAAMGTSPNPSR, translated from the coding sequence CGTGGTGAGCGCCCTTGTGGTGCAGGGGCTCGGGGCCACCTACTGGAAACCGGTGCAAAGCGGACTGGAAGGCGGCGGCGACTCGGGCCGCCTGCAGGCCCTTCTGCAGCTACCAGCTACGCGGTTGCTACCGGAGGCCTACCGGCTGCAGACGCCGGTTTCACCCCACTGGGCCGCCGAACTAGAAGGCATCACGATCGACCCGGCCCGGCTGGCCCTGCCGGCAGTGGCCGGAGCCTTGGTGGTTGAGACCGCCGGTGGGCTGCTGGTGCCCCTGCGCCGCGACTGGCTGCAAATCGATCAGCTAGCCGCCTGGGGGCTGCCGGTGTTGCTGGTGGCCCGCAGCGGCCTGGGCACCCTCAACCACACCCTGCTGTCGGTGCAGGCCCTGCGTCAGCGCTCGATTCCCCTGCTGGGCCTGGTGCTCAATGGCCCGCTCCATCCCGACAATCCCGCCACCCTGGCCGCCTTGGCCCAAGCGCCGGTGTTAGCCCAGCTGCCACCTTTAGAACCGCTCACCGCCTCCGGGCTGGCTGCCCAATGGCAGGCGCAAGACCTGGGCCGTACCCTGAAAGCAGCCATGGGCACAAGCCCCAACCCCAGCCGATGA
- a CDS encoding J domain-containing protein: MASSPPSYYTLLQVPQSASPQELRQAFRGLSKRYHPDTTVLPAGEAALAFQQLQQAYGVLSDPASRQRYDDQLRPASVPSSPVAPPPTIISRPASVRRDLSGGEWLALLLLGFALVLSLVLGVGVAWMRGAQLVQWPSWWPEGAPTNVTGLAS; this comes from the coding sequence TTGGCCAGCTCCCCACCCAGTTATTACACGTTGCTCCAGGTGCCGCAGAGCGCCTCGCCCCAGGAGCTACGCCAAGCGTTCCGGGGGCTGAGCAAGCGCTACCACCCCGACACCACCGTGCTGCCAGCTGGGGAGGCTGCATTGGCTTTCCAGCAGCTGCAGCAGGCTTATGGGGTGCTGAGCGACCCGGCCTCGCGCCAGCGCTACGACGACCAGCTACGCCCGGCTTCGGTGCCCAGCAGCCCCGTTGCACCGCCACCGACGATCATTTCTCGGCCTGCTTCGGTGCGGCGTGATCTTTCTGGTGGCGAGTGGCTGGCGCTGCTGCTGCTGGGTTTTGCCCTGGTGTTGAGCTTGGTTTTGGGTGTGGGAGTGGCCTGGATGCGCGGCGCCCAATTGGTGCAATGGCCCAGCTGGTGGCCTGAGGGCGCCCCCACCAACGTGACAGGGTTGGCTTCATGA
- a CDS encoding DUF3143 domain-containing protein has protein sequence MTEMPSSQTPLYHHPLPALELWLEQLGGKRHRANPCLWDLHRPEWSAQIELEVDELKVSWHSDGQVCVRHFPYGLSRADAEAVILAGP, from the coding sequence ATGACCGAGATGCCCAGTTCCCAGACACCGCTGTATCACCACCCCCTGCCTGCTCTGGAGCTCTGGCTGGAGCAGTTGGGTGGCAAGCGGCATCGCGCCAATCCCTGCCTCTGGGACCTGCACCGCCCCGAATGGAGCGCCCAGATTGAGCTGGAGGTGGACGAGCTCAAAGTGAGCTGGCACAGCGACGGCCAGGTGTGTGTGCGTCACTTTCCCTATGGCTTGTCGCGGGCCGATGCCGAGGCGGTGATCCTGGCGGGGCCTTAA